The Choloepus didactylus isolate mChoDid1 chromosome 7, mChoDid1.pri, whole genome shotgun sequence genome segment actgattctttcttctgccagctccaatctggtGTTGAATccccctagggaatttttaatttatgttactgaggtcttcagctctgtttgattccttttcataatttccacctctCTTTGATATTCCTCTctctgatattctctttgtattcatctacCATTTCTGTGATTTCCTTTAACTACTtaaccatattttttaaaaaaagacaatttctttttttaaaagtctttgttgtgTACTAGGTTTGGTCCTCCtggttgatggtttctaatgctttaattttctcctttgcttgggccatcacttcctgtttctttgtgtgttttgtaatctctttttgaaacctggacattttttattttagcgtCTTATCAcgggaatttagactctgaggtgtctgttctttaagcttgtatccagctggtATTATGACAGACATTTCCTTGACttgcagaatataaaataaagtaggacaaaaaaagaaaacatgtttccTTGTCTTTGTAGATTGAGCTGTGCTGTGAGCTTTTTCAGaatttatccatacaatgagtttagagaatagctccaggccaaagcgtaGGTGCCATCCTGATCCCTTCTGCACATCATCCTTTCTTGGGCgtgcacatgtggccctaggaattccccccatttacatggatacaaatgtcccctcttccttaggaaactGTGTCCTCACAGTTTCGGGCACTGCagtgtgtcctacagccagcaattccTTGTCCAGGCAGCTGCAACATAACTGccctcccacagcattctgtaggagagctctgtgagctgccttatgcaagcagggcaagttctggtatGGCAAGCTGCAGGGAGTGTCTTGGTTCAGACCCTGAGGCCACCACCAAAGAGTTGGGCCAGATATACATGCCCCAAATATGTGCATGAGGGTCATTCTCCTCTCTCCAGAACTGGAACAAGGGAACCATATTGGGAACACAGGCCACCTCAGTGCCTAGCTGGTGTGGGAATGGAGGTGGGGTCAGTTGGGGCtccatgagatcctaccactttaaAGTAGCCTTTTCTTGATACTGTGTTCACCCTGTTACTataatcctttaactgttttccggaactttgagaaagttgtttctgccagttcttgctgtttcttcaaAGCTTCTCTGAGGGCATGGagtcctgaagcttctcactctgccgTCTTGATGGGGCAGGCTGCCTCATGCATTTTGACATTTAATTATATGCTGCCTTATGTTACTATTTAAACATTTCCTGCACATGTGTCCTACTTCTTCAAGTGGAATTTAAGTGCCTTTTGTACATAGGCCTTGAAACACACCTTACACGCATTTTACCAGGTTTATCAGTTAGCATTTGCTGTATAACAAAATATTCCCAATCTTAGCAATTTGAAACAACATTTATTCTTTCTCATGATTTTGTGAGTTGACTGGGCAGTTACGCTAGTTTGGACTGGCTTGATTGGGGCTGGATAATCTAAGATCATATGGCCTGCAAACCTAAACTATTTATTATTTTGCCCTTTAAGAAGAAATTTGCTGACTCCTGGCAGGCGGGTTGGTCCAGGGAGGCCTCTCCTGGGATGACTCAACTCTGCTCCACATGGTCACTCATTCTTCAGGAGGCTAGCCTGGAATTCCCTACCTAGTGGTCAAAGGTTTCCCAAAAGTAACAAGAAAGGGCAAGCGCCAAAGGACAAGCATATTTTGTTGTCTCTGCATCACATTTGATGTTGTCTCTTTGGAGAAAGTCAGTCCCATGGCAAAGCCCAGAGTCAGTATTGGGATGCTACCCAAGGGCTTGTATTTAAGGGGGAATTATTGCAGTCATTTGGAAAGCAATCTCTCACACCAGCCCATTCTTCTCTGACCGCCATCACCCTTACCTCCATCCCCAGTGTGCAGAATTGAGCATATGTTACATACTCAATACATGCTTGTTGAATTGAATTAAGACAAACCTTTGAAAGGAGGGAGTACAGCAAGTGGTTATTGTGTAACTACAATGTGCCAGCTACTGCCAGAGACCCTGGGGTATAGGATATTCAAAACATGCCATTCCTGTCCTCAGGAATAGTGCAGCCAAATATCAATTCTGTGCTCTTTCTATCTAGCTATGATAGGGAATTTCTCCCTAAGGTTCCCATTAAGGATCCTTAGTATTTTGCTATACTCTACCATCCATTTGTCATCTTTCTATCCCCCACTACCCACCCGTTATTTGAACTTCTCCAGCCTGCACATGGCCTGCTTTAGGATGAACCTGCTTCCAGCTCTTCCCCACCACTTACCCTGAACATTGCTATCCAGCTGATCCTTTTATTGCCCCATTTTATTAGGCTGCTCCTTGCTCAAAAGCTATAATCACCCACCAAATAGAGCCCAGACTCTTTAATATCCTAGAGCTACCCCATCAGAGTCCCTGAACTTCCAATTGTCTGGACTACTTGAAATTGTCTAAATAGATACTGTGCATACTTATGCCCATATATTACTTGCACTTTTTGGGTGGAGTATTTCCCCTTCCCAAATGTGCTTGTTGAAATATTGCCCATATGCCAGGACCTGGGCCAGTACCACTTCATCCATGATGTTTTCCTGGTTGCTCCTATTGAAAGCTGTTTCCTCCTTCTCCTGCACTCATAAGATGCCAAGTTTGGAATGCAACTTTAATAGTACATATCACATACTTCTTAGAATTTGAGTTATCTTGACATACCCATCTATCTCATGGATTTCATTCTCCTTGAGATTAGGAACCAAGTctatattcatttttgtttccttctgaaTGCTTTGCAAAAGGGAGACTTTCAGCAAAAATTTTTATGAATAAGTTAAAAATTGACATTTAAATAGCACTTTTACCATTTCCAAACCCTTTTTATGACATTTCTAAAATGCCATTTATTTAAATGTACATCATTTTATgttccacagagaaagaaaaaatattaaactaaAATACACTATTAATTGTATGATATATCctaatttctgaaaaattaattggaaaaatGTATGTCCTAGAAATACAGAATAGTAAATccaattcatatatatatgaacatatctatatatctatatatatatctccaattAGATATTTGTAAAGCAACTAAATGTTCCAGGCTTAGATCCTGACATTAACCATAGGAGAGAGGTAGAGAGGttaatattattctcattttatagagaaagaaattaaagctcAAAGAGgctacaacagttgttcacaatgAAACAAACAAGTAAGGGAGCCAAATCTTATGACCCAAATCTTATTGTTGAGCTGCAGCTGCCTTCCTAAAATCACCTGTGGATAGTGAAACCCTTAAGTCAGCCCTAGGTCTAATTATCAACacatacttttctttcttttcatagcACTACCCAAAATTACATGCACATCAGTTGGCCTTTCAATTTGTTTCTCCCAGCTGTATTGTTTTGTCATGATACCCCAGGAACATCCTGTTACTTGACATAACATAATGTAATGTGATGTGATATTTCAAGCTGCTGAGCAAAAATTGGAATGATTGTTGGATGCTTAGATTTTCTTGGGTAATAATTAGTAGGCAGAATCTCTCACATACCCACAGAATATCTCCACCATCCATTCACTAAAAAATAGTAGAAGAGATATCAGATTCCAGCCAGGTTATTCTGTCGCACTCTCTGCAGCTCTTTGCttctgagaagatggcagcacagctGCCCAAGTCAGTGCTGTTTGTATGTTTGGGTAACATTTGTCGATCACCCattgcagaagcagttttcagaaaacttgtaactgatcaaaatatttcagataattggagGATAGATAGTGCCACAACATCCACTTATGAGATAGAAAACCCTCCTGATTATCGAGGGCAGAATTGCAAGAGGAAGCATGATATTCCTATGAATCACATGGCCCAGCAGGTTACCAAAGACTTTGCCACATTTGGTTATATACTATGTATGGGTGAAAGCAGTCTGAGATATTTGAATAGAAAAGGTAGTGAAAAAAACTGCAAAGCGAAAATTGAAGTACTTGGGAGCTCTGAGGcacaaaaacaacttattattGAGGATCCCTGTTATGGGAATGACTCTGACTTTGAGACTGTTTACCAGCAGTGTGTTAGGTGCTGCAAAGAatttttggagaagtcacagtaaagctgcatccattcattgctgaaggccaacAGTGATTAACATCTTCACAGTGATGTTCTAGGTTTTTCAATCCATCAGTGTGTTAAAAGTGTCATGCTTCATAGCTCATagccacaactttttttttcaattgacttatttttatcttaaaaaataattatagatggaaatcaatgttgtgcttggcagaagaattaataaaaatctttggtTCAGGCAGTTTATGAGATaaattaaatgttcttaaacaaattggaccacttatcttgccccaattacaaaaatagtggaaaaaacaaaatagaaccaCGAAATATgttctgtgtgtgttttgtaatgatcatttctttccagtgtttaACCTTAAGATACTAGTCCAGTGACAGCTAGCATTCTAATATGCTTAAAAAGTAATTAAAGCATCACTTTCAGGCCCAAGTCAATATCTGAGCCCattgagacttttaaataatctatCTCTTTATTAAGTAGATATGTATAACTTGATGGACAAATGTCTCTATTCACCTATactacctctctttttaccccaggGCATCTTTCTGAATTAGAAATCCCTAGACACAGGGGTTCATAATCTTGATTGGAAGTATTTTGATTCACACATACCCAGAGTACACACTTGTATGTTAGAAGgataggaaagaaaatgatttatcCTATGGAATCTTAAGCgctattcttaatttttgtttatctagtttatCTCATGAGGAAGTcagttttttgctcccatttggaccatcttgcctctgaaaatttatatccagaaaggacaCTGTATGCTGTTTTCATCTTCTGCTCACTTTGACAAATATGTCtgttttatatgcacatataacccaaatgtcaaatattacatattgggTTAGATaggaaaaatagtttaaaaagctggaaaaagagaattctgttatgttgaagtccttaaataatatgttaagTGTTCTTTTATCACTGTTTCATTAGGATAATATAGGTAATTTCTATGTACTTTGagataactgtaatttcaaattcatttagaTATGTATCAGAAaaggttgttttcaaaataaactggggagtataaaaatataagtattaaaaaaatagtagaaggGTTTTCCAATCTAATACTTCACTTAATTAATTACTTCATCTGAATACTTGCTTTCATAGTTTCAGAAGCACTCTCTGGAATATGCAGTtaaaaggcaatttttttttagttaggaAGTTCAGACATTTATTACACTTTAGAAGGAATTGGACATACAGATTTTTACTTATGTAGATATCAAGCTGATCTTCagtatgtgtctggtttattttcattttatttaaattgctaggtaaaagaagaaaatgcaaatgaaagagTCTCCCTAGATCAGCAGGAACTGGAATGTGTTCAGGTCTTGGCAGAGCTGGTTCAGCCTTTCATCCGTCCAAAGGAGATGTGTTGAAATTCGCCCACTGTTCTCAGGATTACTCAAACTTTTTTTGAGTGGCTTGTTGATTTCTGGTCACTGCACTTTAAAAAAAGCAGTTGGAGAGAGGGAAAGGTGTCAGGAAGACTAGCCAAATGATACAAAATAAGGCCTGTGAAGGAAAATTAAGAGAAAGAGGTTGTTtggcttgaaaaagaaaaatacctaaGGGTTTTTGATGAAGAAAATAACAGTTCAGCTCTACCCTGTGACCACTAAATACAAAACAAGAGgaaattgacttctatttgtgttGGATACATTACATGGTGACGACATTCTAGAAATGGTTCCCAAGGGATAGTGAAGTATCTATTCTAAGAACTTTACGATTTACTTGCCCAAAATGGATAGGAAATCTCCTAAGACCCCCTTAGCACCATGATTGAGTTAATTACCTATTTTCATAATTGCCCCAACTTTCAGATCTTGATCACCAGTTACACCCTATGTCACCTACCACTGGCCACTGTGACATGGATAAATTTGAAGCTAGAATGTAGTTGGACATCATGAGAATGTGACTGTAATTaagattaattttcttggggtatggtaggagcatattagaagcaaagtagttattttaggatatttgtttttcgtatttctttgttttgtttgaaactttttttatataagattaaaaaaaagattatacaGACCCCAAATCCTTATATAATATAGGTGTCCTAGTCTTTCTGTCCTGTAGGTCATGTGGGTGGCTTATGCCACATAGTTGTTCCACGTTACATCTTAAAGACTCTCAGGCACTTGGCCTTTTGAAGAATGTTGCTC includes the following:
- the LOC119539358 gene encoding low molecular weight phosphotyrosine protein phosphatase-like, with translation MAAQLPKSVLFVCLGNICRSPIAEAVFRKLVTDQNISDNWRIDSATTSTYEIENPPDYRGQNCKRKHDIPMNHMAQQVTKDFATFGYILCMGESSLRYLNRKGSEKNCKAKIEVLGSSEAQKQLIIEDPCYGNDSDFETVYQQCVRCCKEFLEKSQ